From a single Anaeromicrobium sediminis genomic region:
- a CDS encoding tetratricopeptide repeat protein, which produces MQKRLEAYLKDRLNDVVFIELRKDIEMKNEKLKGLEKIQIPMMVEEMGKSIKEGSASNEIRVASMARGMIYVIGIDPNFMYGKEYREFLYKFDEKIEDYIIYEGLKYAEDKKFQEALITFRALVMLNDENINGLYNYARVCQDLSEVIEDKKYKGALKDECIEALEIIIEKYPDFAPAYYHLGFRYANKQLFKKAQITWEECMELGIDDEKKGEILFKLKELKEQIQYEEGYSYILNNRPEDGLEKLLPLEEKYSDWWNLLFFIGLAYRQLNKSDEAIKYFEKILSFKPQQVDTLNELGLCYGSTGDFNNAEKMFKKALSIKVEDSEILCNLGVLYMNFGEIDLAKEYIKKAYERNVEDPIIIECMKRLELI; this is translated from the coding sequence ATGCAAAAAAGGTTAGAAGCATATTTGAAAGACAGATTAAATGATGTGGTATTTATAGAATTAAGAAAAGATATAGAAATGAAAAATGAAAAGCTTAAAGGTTTAGAAAAAATACAAATTCCTATGATGGTAGAGGAAATGGGAAAAAGTATAAAAGAAGGTAGTGCATCTAATGAAATTAGGGTAGCTAGTATGGCAAGGGGCATGATCTATGTAATAGGGATTGATCCTAATTTCATGTATGGCAAGGAATATAGAGAGTTTTTATATAAATTTGATGAAAAAATTGAGGACTACATAATATATGAAGGTTTGAAATATGCAGAGGATAAAAAATTTCAAGAGGCTTTAATAACTTTCAGAGCCTTAGTTATGCTAAATGATGAAAATATTAATGGATTATATAATTATGCTAGAGTATGCCAAGATTTATCAGAGGTCATTGAAGATAAAAAATATAAGGGTGCACTAAAGGATGAGTGTATTGAAGCACTAGAAATAATTATTGAAAAATATCCAGACTTTGCACCGGCTTACTATCATTTAGGATTTAGATATGCAAATAAACAATTATTTAAAAAGGCTCAAATAACTTGGGAAGAATGTATGGAACTAGGAATAGATGATGAGAAGAAAGGTGAAATACTATTTAAATTAAAAGAGTTAAAAGAGCAAATACAATATGAAGAAGGTTACAGCTACATATTGAACAATAGACCAGAAGACGGGCTAGAAAAGTTATTGCCACTAGAAGAAAAATACTCGGATTGGTGGAATTTATTATTCTTCATAGGTCTTGCCTATAGACAATTAAATAAATCGGATGAGGCTATTAAATACTTTGAAAAGATACTTAGCTTCAAACCACAACAGGTTGATACATTAAATGAGCTAGGCCTTTGCTATGGATCAACAGGCGATTTTAATAATGCAGAAAAAATGTTTAAAAAAGCTTTAAGTATCAAGGTAGAGGATAGTGAAATACTTTGTAATTTAGGTGTTTTATATATGAATTTCGGTGAAATAGATTTAGCCAAAGAATACATTAAAAAAGCCTATGAGAGAAATGTGGAAGACCCTATTATTATAGAATGTATGAAAAGATTAGAATTAATTTAA
- a CDS encoding B12-binding domain-containing radical SAM protein, producing MKVLLTTLSAKYVHTTLALRYLKTYVENEFEDVFIEEYTINNNMDYILGEIYKKKYDIVCFSCYIWNIEKTLILCKNLKKVNPNLIIALGGPEVSFDPERVMSQNPSVDYVMFGEGEETFKEFLEKQNKGEVFKHVAGIAYKEDGKIYVNEERPLIGNLDSIPSPYDDDLSEYENKIIYYESSRGCPYNCSYCLSSTIRGVRFFSMDRVKRDLGIFLKNRVRQVKFVDRTFNANKKHSLHIMKFLKENDNGHTNFHFEITADLIDEETMEFLKDVREGLFQFEIGVQSTNDATIKEIDRNVNFEKLSKVVKRVSEFKNTHLHLDLIAGLPFETYDIFKKSFDDVYNLRPEQLQLGFLKLLKGSSIRVNEEKHGYVYKDEAPYEILKNDYMSYEDILKLKDLEEMVEIYYNSGGLRHSVEYIVKNFYTSPFKLYEDLAQYWQENGLFHVSHNKQKIYKILLDFYNEKIKEKADLFEDLLKFDYMSQHKGSLPNFFKRITIDNMNVRIHDFLHDEENIRKYLSQYENVLAKNILKKIEIVNFNYDILLFINKGYDKDIEESITTILFDYDKKTKVFHKSIYYKIQL from the coding sequence ATGAAGGTTTTACTTACTACACTCAGTGCAAAGTATGTTCATACTACTTTAGCACTTAGATATCTTAAGACTTATGTTGAGAATGAATTTGAGGATGTGTTTATAGAAGAATATACTATAAACAATAATATGGATTATATATTAGGAGAGATTTACAAGAAAAAATATGACATTGTGTGTTTTTCCTGTTACATATGGAATATAGAGAAAACTTTGATTCTATGTAAAAATCTAAAAAAGGTAAATCCTAACCTGATAATAGCCCTAGGAGGCCCTGAGGTAAGTTTTGATCCTGAGAGAGTTATGAGTCAGAATCCATCTGTAGATTATGTTATGTTTGGAGAAGGAGAAGAAACATTTAAAGAGTTCTTAGAAAAACAAAATAAAGGTGAAGTCTTTAAACATGTGGCTGGTATTGCATATAAAGAAGACGGTAAAATATATGTAAATGAGGAAAGGCCCCTAATAGGAAACCTAGACTCGATTCCATCCCCTTATGATGATGATCTAAGTGAATATGAGAATAAAATAATATATTATGAAAGTTCTAGGGGATGTCCGTATAACTGTTCTTATTGTCTTTCATCTACCATAAGAGGTGTAAGATTTTTTTCTATGGACAGAGTAAAGAGGGACCTAGGAATATTTCTAAAGAATAGGGTAAGGCAAGTGAAATTTGTAGATAGAACTTTTAATGCAAATAAAAAGCATAGTTTACATATTATGAAATTCTTAAAAGAGAATGATAATGGACATACTAATTTTCATTTTGAAATAACGGCAGATCTAATAGATGAAGAAACTATGGAATTCCTAAAAGATGTAAGGGAAGGATTATTTCAATTTGAAATAGGGGTTCAATCTACTAATGATGCTACTATAAAAGAAATAGATAGAAATGTGAATTTTGAAAAATTGAGTAAGGTTGTAAAAAGAGTATCCGAATTTAAAAATACCCATTTACATTTAGACTTAATAGCAGGACTTCCCTTTGAGACCTATGATATATTTAAGAAATCCTTTGACGATGTATATAATTTAAGACCAGAACAACTTCAATTAGGATTTTTAAAATTATTAAAGGGATCAAGCATAAGGGTAAATGAAGAAAAGCATGGGTATGTATATAAGGATGAGGCTCCTTATGAAATACTTAAAAATGATTATATGTCCTATGAGGATATTTTAAAGTTAAAGGATTTAGAAGAAATGGTAGAAATCTATTATAATTCTGGTGGGCTTAGGCATAGTGTAGAATATATAGTTAAGAATTTTTATACTAGTCCATTTAAATTATATGAAGATTTAGCCCAGTATTGGCAGGAAAATGGCTTATTTCATGTATCTCATAATAAGCAAAAGATATACAAAATATTATTGGATTTCTACAATGAAAAAATAAAGGAAAAGGCCGATTTGTTTGAAGATCTATTGAAATTTGACTATATGAGCCAACACAAAGGCAGTCTACCAAACTTTTTTAAGAGAATAACTATAGATAATATGAATGTAAGAATACATGATTTCTTACATGATGAAGAAAATATAAGAAAATATCTGAGTCAATATGAAAATGTACTTGCTAAGAATATATTGAAAAAGATTGAAATTGTAAACTTTAATTACGATATTTTATTATTTATAAATAAAGGATATGACAAGGACATTGAAGAAAGTATAACAACAATATTATTTGACTATGACAAGAAAACAAAAGTATTTCACAAGTCCATATATTATAAAATTCAATTATAA
- a CDS encoding radical SAM protein, with amino-acid sequence MRYVGSVYRPPSEAYSYILQVSIGCSHNKCTFCSMYKEKQFRKRNLDEIFEDLQMARSHYSQIKRIFLADGNALALKTEDLKAILEKIKELFPECERIGIYSAPKDIIRKSVEELKLLKSLGLGIAYLGIESGSDKILKYIKKGVTSDEIIEAGKKMIEAGIKLSATLISGIGSDENLEEHAIESARVINEIQPDYVGLLTLLIQQGTELYDQVQRGEFKLLSPQEVMRETKILIENLHIDEKCVFRSNHASNYVSLAGTLPEDKQNLINILDENLKRPYDVKEELFRRL; translated from the coding sequence ATGAGATACGTTGGAAGTGTTTATAGACCTCCTAGTGAGGCATACAGTTATATATTACAAGTTAGTATAGGTTGTTCCCATAACAAATGTACATTTTGTAGTATGTATAAGGAGAAACAGTTTAGAAAAAGAAATTTAGATGAAATATTTGAAGATCTACAAATGGCTAGAAGTCATTATTCTCAGATAAAGAGAATATTTTTAGCTGATGGGAATGCCTTGGCATTAAAGACAGAAGACTTAAAAGCAATTCTTGAAAAAATAAAAGAACTTTTTCCTGAGTGTGAAAGAATAGGAATATATTCTGCACCAAAGGATATTATAAGAAAAAGTGTAGAAGAATTAAAGTTATTAAAGTCCTTAGGCCTTGGTATTGCATACTTAGGTATAGAATCGGGTAGTGACAAAATTCTAAAGTATATTAAAAAGGGCGTTACTAGTGATGAAATCATTGAGGCTGGAAAGAAAATGATTGAAGCTGGAATAAAATTATCGGCCACTTTAATTTCAGGAATTGGTAGTGATGAAAACCTTGAGGAACATGCCATAGAGTCTGCAAGGGTTATAAATGAAATTCAACCGGATTATGTAGGGTTACTTACCCTATTGATACAACAGGGAACAGAATTATATGATCAAGTTCAAAGGGGAGAGTTTAAGCTATTATCACCACAAGAGGTCATGAGAGAAACTAAAATATTAATAGAAAATTTACACATAGATGAAAAATGTGTATTTAGAAGTAATCATGCATCTAATTATGTGTCTTTAGCAGGAACTTTACCTGAAGATAAACAAAATCTAATAAACATATTAGATGAAAATTTAAAAAGACCATATGATGTGAAGGAAGAGTTGTTTAGAAGGTTATAA
- the argS gene encoding arginine--tRNA ligase, whose protein sequence is MLDFKKQVAEILAGKIEDLNENEILEMIEIPPNSDMGDYAFPCFRLAKIFRKAPNMIAQDMVNEIGKVEGFSKVENAGGYVNFFVDNTMFAKSIITEVFNKKESYGSSDMGSDKTVIVEYSSPNIAKPFHIGHIRTTVIGHALKNIYDFLGYDTVSINHLGDYGTQFGKLIVAFKAWGVEKEVEENPIPTLLKLYIKFHEVAEEKPELEDEARLWFKKLEEGDQEAKRLWQWFRDVSLKEFKKVYDMFGIEFDSYAGESFYSDKMPAVIDEMNEKNLLEESKGADIVNLEEFNMPPALIRKSDGSTLYITRDIAAAIYRKNHYDFYKNIYVVGSQQNLHFQQWFKVIELMGHEWAHDCIHVPFGMVALEEGTMSTRKGRVVFLEDVLKKAVEKTTEIMKEKNANLENLEEVAKAVGIGAVMFQELSNNRIKDYTFSWDRTLNFEGETGPYVQYSHARACSVLRKADMEVTSNIDFSLLDGAAISLLKTIELFPQVVKEAARKNEPSIVTRYIVDVAQDFNSFYHATPILVDDEETKKARLAVVYAAKETIKNGLALLGIKAPIKM, encoded by the coding sequence ATGTTAGATTTTAAAAAGCAAGTGGCAGAAATTTTAGCAGGGAAAATAGAAGATTTAAATGAAAATGAAATATTAGAAATGATAGAGATACCACCTAATAGTGATATGGGGGATTATGCTTTTCCGTGTTTTAGACTGGCAAAAATATTTAGAAAAGCCCCTAATATGATAGCTCAGGATATGGTGAATGAAATTGGAAAAGTAGAAGGTTTTTCTAAAGTGGAAAATGCTGGCGGATACGTAAACTTCTTTGTGGATAATACTATGTTCGCTAAGAGTATAATAACAGAAGTGTTTAATAAAAAAGAATCTTACGGTTCATCAGATATGGGATCAGATAAAACTGTTATAGTAGAATACTCATCTCCTAATATAGCTAAGCCATTTCACATAGGTCATATTAGAACTACAGTTATAGGTCATGCCCTTAAGAACATATATGATTTCTTAGGATATGATACAGTTAGTATAAACCATTTAGGAGACTATGGAACTCAATTTGGTAAATTAATAGTTGCTTTTAAGGCTTGGGGTGTGGAGAAAGAAGTAGAGGAAAATCCTATTCCAACATTACTTAAGTTATATATTAAGTTCCACGAGGTAGCAGAAGAAAAACCAGAATTAGAAGATGAGGCTAGACTTTGGTTTAAAAAGTTAGAAGAAGGTGACCAAGAAGCTAAGAGATTGTGGCAATGGTTTAGAGATGTGAGTTTGAAAGAATTTAAAAAGGTTTATGATATGTTTGGTATTGAGTTTGATTCTTATGCAGGAGAAAGTTTCTACTCAGATAAAATGCCTGCTGTTATAGATGAAATGAATGAAAAGAATTTATTAGAAGAATCAAAGGGGGCAGATATAGTAAACTTAGAAGAGTTTAATATGCCACCAGCATTAATTAGAAAAAGTGATGGCTCTACTTTATATATAACAAGAGATATAGCTGCAGCTATTTATAGAAAAAATCATTATGACTTCTACAAGAACATTTATGTGGTAGGTTCTCAACAAAATCTACATTTCCAACAATGGTTTAAGGTGATTGAACTTATGGGTCATGAGTGGGCTCATGATTGTATCCATGTACCTTTTGGAATGGTAGCATTAGAAGAAGGAACTATGTCTACTAGAAAGGGTAGAGTAGTTTTCTTAGAAGACGTACTTAAAAAGGCAGTAGAAAAGACTACAGAAATAATGAAAGAAAAGAATGCTAATTTAGAAAACTTAGAAGAAGTGGCTAAAGCTGTAGGGATTGGAGCTGTCATGTTCCAAGAATTATCTAACAATAGAATTAAAGATTATACCTTCTCATGGGATAGAACATTAAACTTTGAGGGAGAGACAGGTCCTTATGTACAATATAGCCATGCAAGGGCGTGTAGCGTGCTTAGAAAAGCAGATATGGAAGTAACTTCTAATATAGATTTCTCTTTACTTGATGGTGCAGCTATAAGCTTATTAAAGACTATAGAGTTATTCCCACAAGTAGTTAAGGAAGCAGCTAGAAAAAATGAGCCGTCAATAGTAACTAGATATATTGTGGATGTGGCTCAAGACTTTAATAGTTTCTATCATGCAACACCAATACTAGTAGATGATGAAGAAACTAAGAAGGCTAGACTTGCTGTTGTATATGCGGCAAAAGAAACTATTAAAAATGGTTTAGCCCTATTAGGAATAAAAGCACCTATTAAGATGTAA